A region of the Candidatus Kapaibacterium sp. genome:
TTAGACAAATATATAATTACCCGAGTCTGAAAACGAGCGATTACGATATGATTTGTTCGCGCCACGAAAAGGTGCAGATTGCAAAAGGCGACTTTTTGCTTCGCGAAGGGCAAATTGCAAACGAATACTTTTGCTTGGAAGAAGGCTTAATCCGTGCTTATGCAAATAGTTTCGAAGGTAACGAGGTAACCACAGCATTTTTCAGTCCGGGCGACATCGTTATTGAAGTGGCATCGCTATTTTTGCGTAGCCAAACTAAGGAAAACATCCAGGCACTGACTGATTGCACATGTTGGAAAATATCATTCAGCGAATTTCAGGAATTGTTCCAAACCATAAATGCATTCACCGAATGGGGACGGACATGGATGGCAAGAGCGCTTTTTTCTACCAAAGAGCGTTCGCTGGCGATGATTACCGATTCGGCTACGGACAGATATCTTGCTTTATTGAGTGAAAATCCCGAGATACTGCACTATGCTCCGCTAAAGCATGTTGCATCTTATTTAGGTATCACCGATACTTCATTGAGCCGCATCCGAAAGTATATCTCCTCGAAATAGGCGTCATTTCTTATCATATGACAAGATTATTGTGATTGACTAACTTTATTTTTGTATTGAATTAAGTTTATTCAATATTTTAATGAGGTTTATATGTATAATAGAGTAGTGCATTTCGAGATTCCTTGCGACCGCCCTGCAAAAACAATGAAATTCTTCGAGGAAGTTTTCAGTTGGAATTTCCAGCAATTTGGCGAAGATGAATATTGGTTTGCAGTTTCGGGCGATAACAGTACTCCCGGCATCAATGGTGCCGTGATGGCAAAAAAAGACCCCAAGCAACCCTTGGTAAATTCAATCATTGTCGAAAGTATTGACGATACCGCCGAGAAAATTGTCAGCTCAGGCGGGCAAATCGTATTGCCGAAAATGGAAGTTCCCGGCGTTGGTTGGATATGCTATTTTACTGACCCTGACGGGAATATTCATGGTATATGGCAAGAACTAAAAGCTTAATCGCCGGAGAAAATCATGAATAAATACAAAATCGAAATAAAATGGGCATTAATATTTGCAGCTATGATGTTGCTTTGGATGTTGTTAGAAAAAGTACTCGGATTACATTCAGAGCATATTGATAAGCATGCGATTTATACTAATTTTGTTGCCATTCCTGCGATTACATTGTATGTATTTGCTTTGCTCGATAAGAGAAAGAATTATTTTAATGGCATAATGTCATACAAAAACGGCGTAATCACCGGTCTGATAATAACATTGATAGTCACAATACTAAGTCCGTTGACTCAATATATAACATCAACAATGATTACACCGGAGTATTTCCCGACTATTATCAATTACGTAGTTGAATCAGGGAAAATGACTCATGCCGCAGCAAGTGATTACTTCAATCTCCAAAGCTATATGATTCAGGGGCTTATTGGAGCACCGGTTATGGGTATCATAACCACAGTAATTGTTGCTTTTTTTGTCAAAAAGGATAAGCCAAATTGATTCCTTTGCGCTAAGTTTTTTAGATATTTTTTAAATTAGTCTCTATGCTTTGAAGATAAGTCGTGCTAATATTATTGTAAATTCAATAGGAGACATTGATTATGTATAAATAAACAACATTTTAAACTTTTATTCGGAGCTAACATGAGTTACTACAAATTATATTTAGCAGCAATCATTTGTATGGTATGCTTCACAATTAACGCAAACTCTTGGGAGAGAATTGCAGATTATGGCGGACCGGCGACCGATGGTTGCATTTCGTTTGAAATAGATGGATTTGGGTACGTTGGTGGCGGACCTAATGAGAAAAATTTCTGGCGATATGACCCAAGCACCAAAACTTGGGAAAAGATGCCCGACATAGGTGGCGGCGAACGAGGCTGGGCTTTTCATTTCGTGATTGACGGCATTGCTTACGTGGGAGGCGGCGACCCAGAAGGAACACTTCAAACATTAAAAAAAGATTTTTGGAAATTTGACCCAACGAGCCAACAATGGACACAATTGAAAGATTTCCCCGGTGGACCACGTGACGCTTGCTTTAACTTCTCAATAAACGGCAAAGGCTATGTCGGTGGCGGATTCAGCGGCGAAGGTGGCGGCGTTCATAGAGACGTTTGGGAGTATAATCCAAGCAATGATTCTTGGACATATATAGGAGATTATCCCGAAGATGGTATATTATTTTCAAGTGCAATAGTTGTAGATGGCAGAGTTTTCGTTGGTTTGGGCAATTTATCATTTGGTGTAGCCGAATATATTACATGGTATGAATTCAATCCATCTACCTATCAATTTATCCCCAAAAAATCATTTACCGGAACTGCCAGACAAACAGCAGTTGCATATGCTATGAAAGGCAAAGTCTATATCGCAGGCGGACAAAGCCAATACACCGAGACTTACAAAGATTGTTACGAATATGACCCAATGACAGATAATTGGAAACTAATGACGGAAATGAATTTACCGTATAATAATACAGCTTGGTCTTGTGGTTTTACAATTGGCGAAGAAATTTATTTCGGCACAGGTGTTACTTTGCCGGACTTCCAATTTTCGCGAAATTTCTACAAGTATTCATTCGGAGAAAAGCCCAAAGAGCCCAAATTAACAGTTGACCAATATGTACTGGATTTTGGGACTAAGAATGTTAATGAAACAGCCAAACAAACAGTTCAGTTGTACAACACCGGAGAAGCTCCCTTAGTAATTGATTTAATTGAATTGGTTGATGATGATTACATGGCTTTTTCAATTCCCGATACCTACGAAGGAGTTATAATTCAGCCAAATGAAGTTTTGGATATAGAAGTAACTTTCAATCCCAAAATTATCGCTGAAGAATTTTATGCTATGATAATAATCGAATCGAACGCAACGAATGCAGCTACTGAACTTGTAGAGCTTTTCGGGCAATCTGAGGCAGTGGGTTCGCCAAGTATGACACTATCAGTTCAATCAATAGATTATGGCGAGGTCGAATTGACTGAAAATGGAACAAGCCAATTTACAATCAGTAACATTGGAGATGCAGACTTGGAAATAGAAACAATTGGATTTGATGGTTTAGATAAATCATACTTTTCATTTGCATCTTCTATGATTTCTACTATTCAACCGGGTAATGATATGATAGTCCAAATTGCATTCTCCCCTACTGAAACCAGAGTGTATAATGCATCTGTAATCATTGAAACCAATGATATAGCTAATAAATGGGTGGAAATCAATCTTTCCGGAGAGGGGATATCGACTCCTAATAGCGTTCGTGATTTCGATTTGAGTGATTATGTTGCTTTATTTCCCAATCCGGCAATAAGTCAACTAAATATCAATTTCAATAATTTGAATATTGGACAAATTGAAAAAATGCACATTAGCGATTTGAATGGAACTGCTTTGAGCGAATTATTTACAGTAAATGGCGATAAACTCGAATACACATTTGATTTGAGCAGCTTTGCAAACGGAATATACTTTTTGGTATGCGAGATTGGTGGGCAGCGATATTCAACCAAATTTAGCATCGTAAGATAAATCAATAAGCATAAATAATTTGTAAATAATTTTAGGTCATTATAAGCACCGACAAGTGTTTATGATGACCTTTTATTATGATAATTAAGCCTGTTTGTTCAGCGAATAATTATACAAATGACAACTATGAAAAATACCGAAAATTAAAAAATCATATCATAATAAAAATAATTTGCTATTAGAAACGATTTATTAATTTTGTAATATGACATATTTTCGGAAATAAAATTATTAAAGGTTTAGCATGAAAATTCATGAGTACCAAGCCAAAGAATTGCTGAAGCGTTACAAGGTACCGGTTCTGAAAAACAGGGTAATTTTCAATGCATTTGATGCAGGAAAGATTACTTATGATGAATTTGAATCGCAAGGAATTGGCACAGTCGTTCTGAAGGCGCAAATACATGCCGGCGGACGAGGCAAAGGCACAGTTAAAAATATCGAAACAGGGCAACCAATCTACTTGTTTGATAGCCCTGTCAGAGGTGTAAATATCATTCGCAATGGCAATATTTCCGACAAAGTATATCAATATGCGAGAGAAATATTGGGCAATCGTCTCGTTACCATCCAAACCGGCGAAGAAGGAAGCGTTGTTTCCAAAGTCTTAGTCGAAGAAGGCGTGGCAATTGACCGCGAGTTCTATGCATCCATCACATTGGACAGAACTACCGGCAAAAACGTTATCATGGTTTCGACCGAAGGTGGCGTTGAGATTGAAAAAGTTGCCGAAGAGACTCCCGAAAAAATTCTGAAGGAACACATTGACCCTGCAACAGGATTCCAACAATTCCAAGCACGCAGTCTTGGGTTTGGTCTCGGACTTGCCGGCGAAGCATTCAATAATTTCGTTAAATTCATCAATAATTTGGTCGAAGCATACGAAGATTTGGATTGCAGTTTGGTAGAAATCAATCCTTTGGTTCTCACAAATGACGGCAAAATGATTGCTTTGGATTGCAAAATGACTTTTGATGAAAATGCTTTGTTCCGTCATCCCGAATACATGGAATTACGTGACGTGACCGAGGAAGACCCTTTGGAAGTTGAAGCGTCTAAGTACAATCTGAACTATATCAAATTGGACGGCAACGTCGGATGTATGGTAAACGGTGCCGGATTGGCAATGGCAACAATGGATTTGATTCAACTTTCGGGCGGCAAACCGGCTAATTTCTTAGATGTGGGCGGTGGTGCAAATCCTGAAAGAATTGCGAACGCATTCCGTATAATGATGAGCGACAAAAATGTGAAGGCTGTATTAATCAATATATTCGGCGGAATTGTTCGTTGTGACCGCGTGGCTCAAGGTATAATTCAAGCGCTGAACACGGTGCATGTGAATATGCCGGTGATTGTCCGCTTAGACGGTACAAATGCTGAAGAAGCCAAGATAATGCTTTCAAAATCAGGGCTATCATTTAAAGTAGCCGAAAATTTTGAACATGCAGCGCAATTGGTTAATGATGTGATGAAGAATTAGAAAACAACACACCCCCTAACCCCCTCTTGATAGAGGGGGAAAGGATTTTGGGGCGAAAATATAAAAAAAGAGGCTATCCTTTTGGGACAGCCTCATTTTTTTTGTCTTTCTCCTTCTACTTTGGAGAGTGAGGTTAATTATTCAACATATGCAATTTTACGGAAACTCATCTTTGTGTATGATGATGATTTAGTCGTAATAATTAATTTGTCGTCCATTAGTTTGTAGCTTTCAGCTTGTCCTAAAGCCGCCATAAATTCTGCAGTCAATTCACAATGCACTAATGTAGAATACCCCATCTTAATTTCGAGTTCATTATTTTTGTTTGTAAAGTACCCAAAACTATAGGCATTACAACCCGAGATTCCTGAACCGTAAAAGTCTTCTTTGAATATAATTGTAAATGGAAATTGTGGATTTGTATGATTTTCAGGGAAATCTACATTTCCTTTAGAGTCCTCGAATGAGACCCAAGACCAAGCCGATAACTTTAAATTGTTATTAGTGTCCTCAATCGGGTCTCCCTCGCCTTCAATATGAAATTCATCCGTTTTGGAGAATTCGACAGGTTCACTGCGTTTCTTAAGTTTAATCAAATGAAATGGATAACCAATGTCATCAGTACCAATTTGCGGAATAAACAAAGTGGAATTAACTGTAATTTTTTGATTTTGCAAGATTACTGATGTAATCCTGAGATAAATACTGCCGCTACTTGTCGGTCCATTCATTACGATAATGTACATATCTTGCGAATAGTCAATGTCCGGCAAAACAACAGGAACCGTAACGCCTCCATCAATTTGATTTGAATGCACCAATTTCAAAAATTCTACTTCCTCCGCTTTACTGCGAATAGCCATTCTGACCGGAGTTTCGGCTTCGATGCCGTACGAGCCGGTTCTGATGCTTTCAAATTGTAATTCCTCGAACTCATCATCAGTTGGGAGTTTCACAACTTTCGTTGCTTCGAATTCAACTTCGCCGGAAATATGCTTTGTTTTGACTATGTGAATTGGGTAGCCGATATCAGTTGTACCAATTTCGGGTTGGTACTCTTTCGTACCGATGACAATATTGCCATTATTTTGAATAATTGATGATATTTCGACATAAATTGAACTGCTTGGTTTGGGTCCGCCAAAGAAAACAACAAGCATTTCTTTACCATAATCAATATTTCCAAAATTCACATCAATTATTTCTAAGTTAGAATCGAAACGCTTTGATGTCAAAGCCGATAAAACAGCTTCTTCTTCAGCTTTGCTTCGTATTACAGCTTTGATTTCAGTTTGGCCCTGATATGAGCGATTTGATTTCAATACTGTCTCGAATGTTACTTCTTGAGTCATTCGGTAATTTTCATCTACACCGAGCGGGTCTTCGCAAGATGTCAGCCATAGCATAGCAGATACTGCTATTGTTAAAAGAATCTTTTTCATAATTAAATCCTATATATATTATTAAAATTTATAATTCAAACCCCACAAGAACCCAATCTTTGAAGAATTGAAAGTATTGCCACGATACCCATAAAACATATTGGCATACTCGACACCAATCAAAACTCCAAAACTGTTTGTCAAATCATAGTTTACCCCACCTGAGAATTTTCCCACGAAACCAACTTTATTAGCGCCGGCACTAAGTTGGATATATGGTGAAATTAGTTCACTCATATTAAAGGAATATTTGCTTGTAAGGTAAAAGGTCGTAAAATTGGGTTGTTGTTCTATTATAGTAAGTAAATTCTCGTCGTCTCGGAAATCAAACTTTTGGAAAAAAGTCTCGCGTCTGACTTCAAATCCTGAGCTTAAGTTATCGTTAAATTCGTAATTCACCGCTAACGATAAGTTATGAAATGCTGCAAATTTAGATGGTGTCGTTGTTGGCGATGGCAACATCCAATCTTGTGTATTTTTAACTTCGAGATTGAGTTTGTTCCAAAATGTTTCAGATTCTAGCGGAAATATGACTACATCAATCTCATTATCAGCTAAAATTGTATTATCAATTGTATTAAAATCATTCAATAAAGGTTCTTGATTATCGGGAACATCTTGAACATTTTCCAAAGTATTTTCAGAATCAAGAATTTGTAAATTTTCCAAAGTATTTTCGGAATCAATGATTTTCACTTTGTCCGATTCTGATACTTCAGCAATTATGTTATTATCAACCGATGCTATCAGAGGCTTGCTCGATTTCGGCGATTTTGTATAAGAGGCTTTTGCCAAAGTTTTATAAGCTATTGGCTCTGAGGCATCTTGGGCATTTTCCGCAAAATAGTCAGAGAGCTTGTTTGATGCTTGATTGTTGAGAAGAAATGCTTGAGTAGAATTGTGTTCTAAATTTTTATTTGCAAAATTATCACTTATAAATAAAGTCAACAGTACAGTCACAATTGTAGCAGCAATAAGCGAGGAAACGAACTTCGTTTTGGAAATTCCTGCTGCCGAAGAACTGATAAAAGCCGGATTGAGAGTAGAAGCAACTGCCGGTAACCCAACAGAACTGAAGATAGCTTTTGTTGATTCTTCGGGCACGGCATACATTCCACGATTGGAATTCAAAGCAGTATTGACCGACAATATGTTCTTGAATTCGGTGCGAAGCTCTGAATTGGAAGCCATTTCGAAGAAAAGCTCCGATTCGACTGCTTCGTCAAAATTGCCTTCGGCAAAATCATATAAAATTTCTGAGTAATTCATTTTTTACCTCTCAATTGCTAATATCTTTCAAATACGGTTGTAAAACTTTGATAATCATTTTTTTTGCTCTTGTAGTCTTAACTTTTGCGTTGTCTGCAGTAATATTCAATAGTTCGGCTATTTCGGAGTACGAAAGCCCTTCGAATTCGCGCAGCACAAAAGGCGTCCGGTATTTTTCATCAATAAATTCGACAGCACTAATGATGATTTCGAGCAATTCCTTTTTCTCGTACTTATCCTCTGCCCTATCCACCAGCATATTTTCTTCAAGCTCGACATTATTCTTTCTGCTTCGAATTGCATTGTAGCACAAGTTTCTCGATGTAATCGTCAAAAATCCCGGTATGTTCGTTATCGTCTTTTCCTTAGTCACAGCATTGTAAAATCGTATGAAAGTCTCTTGAAATATGTCCTCGACCAAGTCCTTATCTTTGATAATACACGCACAGTAAGCATGAATCATCTTCGAGTACTTCGCATACAAAAACCTATAGGCTTGCTCGATGTCTCGTTTCGAACCTTTATATATAATATCTAATATTTCGCTGTCGTTAAAAGAATACATTTTTCAAAATCCGTGAACAAAACTATTATAATGACACTTCAAATTCAAAAAAGGAACAAAACTTTAAAAATTCGTAATCCAAAACTATTATAATGACACTTCAAAATCAAAAAAGGAACAAAACTTTAAAAATTCGTAATCCAAAACTATTATAATGACACTTCAAAATCAAAAAAGGAACAAAATATTTTTAAAAACTCAAAACAAGTGCGTTTCCTTAAATATTGGTGCCCCGAATTCGTTTATTTAAATGTAAAATACATAATTTCTAATTTGTTTCAAAATTTTTTTTATGGAGTTGTACAATGCAGCTTAGGCTAATTTATGCCTTATTGACTTTCATATTACTCGCTAACATACTTACCGCCCAAGAGCAAACCGGTACTATTACGGGTAGAATCACAAGCAAATTGACGAAACAGCCCTTGCCGGGGGTGACTGTAAGATTATTAAATACAAATTTGGGAGCGATTTCCCAAAGCAACGGGAATTTTAGAATTGAAAATGTATCAGTGGGAATCGTGCAACTCCAATTTTCGAGCATTGGCTACGAAACTTACGTACAAACGGACATTGCATTAGGCTCAGGGCGACCGATTTTCTTAGAAATCGAAATGGTAGAAAAAGTAATAGAGCTTGAAGGTGCAGAAGTTCGTGCATCTTATTTTGTTAAACGAATTGAATCTGTGACGAGTACTCAGAGTTTCAGCTTTGAAGAAATCAGGCGCTCGCCGGGTGTGCAAGAAGATGTAATCAGGGCGACTGCATTATTGCCCGGTGTGAATGTAACCGGAGCCGGACGAAATGATTTAATCGTGCGTGGCGGGGCACCGTTCGAGAATCTTTTCATAGTGGATAACATCGAAGTGGACAATATCAATCACTTCGGTTCGCAAGGTTCTACAGGCGGTCCTTTGTCCATGATAAATCTTGATTTTGTTCGGAATGTAGATTTCTCGTCCGGTGGATTCGGAGCGAAATATGGCGATAAAACCTCGTCGCTGACCAATATTACACTCAGAAATGGTAGCGAGGAACAGTTTGGCGGTAAAGCAACGATTTCAGCTTCGCAATTTGGTTTGAATCTCGAGGGACCAATCGCAGATGACGGTTCTTGGTTTTTCAGTGCTCGTCGCAGCTATCTCGATTTCATTTTCCAAGCGGCAGGATTTGGATTTGTCCCGCAATATTGGGATTTCCAAGGAAAAGCAAATTACAGGCTGAACGAAAAAAATCAGTTGACTTATCTATTTGTAACGGCATTGAATAATGTCAAATTGAACAATGAGGACGACGACAAACGATTCAGCAATAGCCAAGTTGCTGTTCCGGACCAATATCGCAATTTTTCGGGATTGACATGGCGGCATTTATTCAAGGATGGATTTGCGACTGTCACACTCGGTAATGCTTATACGCGATTTTCAACTTTTCAAAATGATTCCAATTTGGTGGAAATATTCCGAAATGAATCTAAGGAAGGCGAATTGATTTTGAAAACTGACGTGGATTTTCAGCTTGGAAGCAAAACTGAATTAACATTCGGGAATCAAATTAAATATGGAGCAATCTTAGATTATAGCATTCTTATTCCCGGGTTTCTTCGCGTTGATAATAATGGTACCGAGCAGCCATTAGCTATTGATACGAGTTTCACATCCGTCAAAAATGGGACATACTTTTCGTTGAGTTCAGCCATCGGGCATCATCGTTTCACAATCGGTGGTAGAATGGATTACTACAATTTCACCGAAGAAGAGCTTTATTTCTCGCCCCGATTATCATATATTTATACGCTAAATGAGCTTTCTTCATTTGTATTTAGTGTGGGTAGATTTTATCAATCTCCGTCATATATTTGGCTTTTGGGCGACCCGAATAATAAATTGAAAGCAATTCGTGCCGACCAAGTAGTCATAGGATACGCTCACACACCTTTGCAAGATGTGAAAGTCCAACTGGAGGTATTCTACAAAGATTATGCGAATTATCCGGGCAGAGTTTACAGACCACAAGCAGTATTATCTCCATCAGGTTTCGATGATGTTACTTCCGACATTCCTTTCGGGTTGGAGCCACTTTCAAATTCCGCGACGGGTAGGTCGCGAGGAATTGAATTATTCATACAAAAGAAATTCAGCGAAATTCCGGTTTACGGATTGCTAAGTGCTACGTACTCAGAGTCTGATTTTATCGCCTTAGACGGATTGGAACGCCCGGGAGCATATGACAGCAGGTTTATTTTCAATATCTCTGCGGGATGGCGAATCAACTCACATTGGGAAGTTAGCAGCAAATTCAGACTTGCAACGGGTGTTCCTACAACGCCATTCTTGCCGACCGGTTCGCGGGATTTCATCCGGTATAACGAAGGCGAAAGGCTGCCGTTATATCACAGTCTTGATATAAGGGCAGACAGACGTTGGAATTTCAGCACTACAAATTTGATTTTCTACATTGATATTCAAAATGTTTACGCCCGCAAAAATGTATCGGGTGTCAGATGGAATGCACGTGACCAGGTGTCCGAATACCAGGAATCCTTCGGAATATTGCCAACGATAGGGCTAAGTTTGGAGTTTTAAAGCGGAAGTAAGGATTCGTTTAAATTTAATACATTGTGAATATTTAGTTGCAAGCAATTCCATTCTTAACCTAAACTAAACACAAAACAAATAATAAAATAACACTTAAATGTTACATTTACATTATGTTAAATTTAAACTTTCATTAATAAATGATTACATCTAAATGGTTATTATTATTTTTGTTTTTTGTCTTATTTTTAAATTATTCAGCTTTCTCTATTGATATTACCGGAAGTATTAGGTCCAAACAAACAAAACATCCACTTGTTGGAGCAAACATAAGAGTTGAAGGCACAAATTTAGGTGCTATAGCCGGGTTGAATGGTTCATACAGAATTAGGGACCTCAAACCCGGAGAATACACGTTAAAAGTAACATATGTAGGATATGAGCCGGGCTCACAACAGATTACTGTAAAAGGTGTTGGGTTGGCAAATATTGACTTCGAACTTGAAGAAAGAAGCGTAGAAGGAGATGAAATTTTTGTTTTTGCGGATAAAGACATATCATCTGAAGAAGGTGCAAGAGCCAGCGAAAAAATGAATATCGGTGTATCAAATATTATGACTTCGAGTGTAATAAGTGTATCGCCTGATATTACTGTTTCAACTTTAATCCAAAAGATGCCCGGTGTATCTATAGAAGAAGAAGGCTCGAATGAGGGCTCATACGCAATTATCAGAGGTATGGATAAGCGATATAACAATACTTTAGTAAATGGTATAAAAATCCCCTCACCCGACCCCAAAAATAGATTTGTCCCGCTTGATATTTTCCCTTCAGACTTAATCGGACGCCTTGAAGTTTTCAAATCAGTAACACCGGATATGGAAGCTGATGCAATTGGCGGTACAGTGAATTTAATTATGAAAAATGCTCCGAATGATTTTCTCGTTCAAGCAAATGCAGCCGTAGGTTACAATGATTTGTTTTTAGACCGCGATTACTTATGGTTCAACACGAGTGTTCAGTCAAGTCGCTCCCCGGGAAACATCACGGATTGGAATGAAAATCTGGGTAAACAAGAAAAATATGACATTGTCAACAAATATTTCCCTCTCCAAGCTTCTGTTTTCGAAAACAGAACTGCTCATCCAAATGCAATAGCAGGTTTTACTATAGGTGATAGATTTGGTAGAGATAAACAGTTTGGTGCTATTTTGGCGCTAAGCTATCAGAGCATTACACGCGGACAAAACTCTGCATCTTCAAACATTGACCCTGAGCGTGAATCCGGATTAACAACACTTGACAATGTCTATGTAAGAGAGAATTCGATTCACGATACAAGAATTGGTGTTCATAATAAATTGGATTACAATATCAATCCAAATCACAGAATAAGTCTTTATAACGCATTTATGCACTTATCACAAAATGAAGCTTGGTATTTGATTGATTCAAGTTATTTCAGGCTTTCATTTGTCCGCACGGTTGACTATGAATTATTCTCACAGCAAATTGACCAAAACATATACAATTCTACAGTTCGCGGCGACCATTATTTCGGTAAAAATCATGTGTTGGACTGGTCTTTGTCTTATGCTTTGGCTACGAGAAATCAGCCCGACAGAGCAACTATGCGATTAAACAGAAAAGATGTCAATGATTTGAATGTTCATGGCGACATTAAAGTGGATTATGATTATCAATATGTCCGCGAATTTACTTATAACTCCGACCAGGACATAAATTTCCTAACAAATCTCAAGCAATTATCATTTATTTCCTTAGGAACGGCAGAGCTCAGACTTGAGAACAAAATTGGTGCTTTAGTAAGATACAAAAACCGTGAAAATTTCTACGACCAATATACTTTCAGACCATATTTGAATAATTCCCAGAATGAGTATCCCGGAAATCAAGAATATGTCTATCAGGGCGATGTTCGAAATGGTGATATACGTAACACATTTTTCAGACTTTTCAATCCAAATGGTTCTACCGGCAGTACAAATGAATATACGATTAATGAACTTGTTGGTGCCGCATTTTTCCAAAGCAAAGGCAGAATCGGTGATTTTGAAATAACTGCCGGCGTGAGAGCCGAATATACTGAT
Encoded here:
- a CDS encoding TonB-dependent receptor, with protein sequence MQLRLIYALLTFILLANILTAQEQTGTITGRITSKLTKQPLPGVTVRLLNTNLGAISQSNGNFRIENVSVGIVQLQFSSIGYETYVQTDIALGSGRPIFLEIEMVEKVIELEGAEVRASYFVKRIESVTSTQSFSFEEIRRSPGVQEDVIRATALLPGVNVTGAGRNDLIVRGGAPFENLFIVDNIEVDNINHFGSQGSTGGPLSMINLDFVRNVDFSSGGFGAKYGDKTSSLTNITLRNGSEEQFGGKATISASQFGLNLEGPIADDGSWFFSARRSYLDFIFQAAGFGFVPQYWDFQGKANYRLNEKNQLTYLFVTALNNVKLNNEDDDKRFSNSQVAVPDQYRNFSGLTWRHLFKDGFATVTLGNAYTRFSTFQNDSNLVEIFRNESKEGELILKTDVDFQLGSKTELTFGNQIKYGAILDYSILIPGFLRVDNNGTEQPLAIDTSFTSVKNGTYFSLSSAIGHHRFTIGGRMDYYNFTEEELYFSPRLSYIYTLNELSSFVFSVGRFYQSPSYIWLLGDPNNKLKAIRADQVVIGYAHTPLQDVKVQLEVFYKDYANYPGRVYRPQAVLSPSGFDDVTSDIPFGLEPLSNSATGRSRGIELFIQKKFSEIPVYGLLSATYSESDFIALDGLERPGAYDSRFIFNISAGWRINSHWEVSSKFRLATGVPTTPFLPTGSRDFIRYNEGERLPLYHSLDIRADRRWNFSTTNLIFYIDIQNVYARKNVSGVRWNARDQVSEYQESFGILPTIGLSLEF
- a CDS encoding TonB-dependent receptor; this encodes MITSKWLLLFLFFVLFLNYSAFSIDITGSIRSKQTKHPLVGANIRVEGTNLGAIAGLNGSYRIRDLKPGEYTLKVTYVGYEPGSQQITVKGVGLANIDFELEERSVEGDEIFVFADKDISSEEGARASEKMNIGVSNIMTSSVISVSPDITVSTLIQKMPGVSIEEEGSNEGSYAIIRGMDKRYNNTLVNGIKIPSPDPKNRFVPLDIFPSDLIGRLEVFKSVTPDMEADAIGGTVNLIMKNAPNDFLVQANAAVGYNDLFLDRDYLWFNTSVQSSRSPGNITDWNENLGKQEKYDIVNKYFPLQASVFENRTAHPNAIAGFTIGDRFGRDKQFGAILALSYQSITRGQNSASSNIDPERESGLTTLDNVYVRENSIHDTRIGVHNKLDYNINPNHRISLYNAFMHLSQNEAWYLIDSSYFRLSFVRTVDYELFSQQIDQNIYNSTVRGDHYFGKNHVLDWSLSYALATRNQPDRATMRLNRKDVNDLNVHGDIKVDYDYQYVREFTYNSDQDINFLTNLKQLSFISLGTAELRLENKIGALVRYKNRENFYDQYTFRPYLNNSQNEYPGNQEYVYQGDVRNGDIRNTFFRLFNPNGSTGSTNEYTINELVGAAFFQSKGRIGDFEITAGVRAEYTDIAFETAAYRGPQSPANTKGSQDYLNILPGVFIKYMPNRKTNWRLSYNQALARPSFYEFVPAIEINSDGEKFQGNPNIKNTVADNFDLRYEYYPSALDKIFVGVFYKHLTNPIERAYIGGGTFTFENFDEANNYGVELEFTKYISQIGFRINYSYTSSEIESQKRFFFRLTEENLYLVDMDVSGRLRQDIEAGTVKVGDLTNIIRNETRPLQGQTDHLFNFSILYKNQEIGLDAQVDLNYQGERIVFVAPEYKLDWWQRPQINLDFSAEKQFGKYTLYFKSRNLLDTPREFYVKRPLVDLGVDMPFQDNPREETFARRNIFGRNMQIGIKYLFN